In one window of Leptospira sp. WS92.C1 DNA:
- a CDS encoding PTS sugar transporter subunit IIA gives MNQLLTLLHPETVIFNLEPGTKEEVISRLLQRAVETNQIASENKEEILESLLAREKSMSTGIGSGVAIPHCSVNLVDELKCVMGLNPSGIDFDSIDHQPVHIFILLIVPKTKFQEHIKTLAQIAKALNVKEDREKLVRSGSFEEIQIAFSRNV, from the coding sequence ATGAATCAATTATTGACTCTTCTTCATCCTGAAACCGTTATCTTCAATCTTGAGCCGGGCACAAAAGAAGAAGTGATTTCCAGACTTTTGCAAAGGGCGGTGGAAACCAATCAGATCGCTTCTGAGAATAAGGAAGAAATTTTAGAATCTCTTTTGGCGCGTGAAAAATCAATGTCCACTGGAATCGGAAGCGGCGTGGCGATTCCTCATTGTTCTGTAAATCTTGTGGATGAGCTCAAATGCGTGATGGGGCTTAATCCGAGCGGGATCGACTTTGATTCGATCGATCATCAACCGGTTCATATTTTTATTCTTTTGATCGTTCCCAAAACGAAATTTCAAGAACATATCAAAACTCTCGCGCAGATCGCAAAGGCTCTCAACGTTAAAGAAGACAGAGAAAAATTAGTTCGTTCCGGTTCCTTTGAGGAAATTCAAATAGCCTTTTCTCGGAACGTTTAG
- a CDS encoding ABC transporter permease subunit — MQGEISRFFLFFVALIFFSVLFGHLRSLNREYLYADSSLSKEESFLEKKTFVSQVLFFVKGILTFQSGKTASGESVWKHISSRVLPTLHLAFFSVGWGSLFAIGLALISSKKEDGVLKQIFYFLSNLILSTPVFVVGVILLLIFFVKLEWLPPGGYESWNTTYVILPGIALGSRVWARIFQFALSLTTEELDSPYAKILRARGYSKNRILWNHVLLKILPLLAVLILLDFSSLLSGAMIVEEIFFFPGIGKSMYYAIQTMDPELLSALLFYSGLIFYIFSRVSLRFQENLTGKESLS, encoded by the coding sequence GTGCAGGGAGAAATCTCCAGGTTTTTTCTTTTTTTCGTCGCCTTGATTTTTTTTTCCGTTCTTTTCGGTCATCTTCGCTCTCTCAATCGTGAATATCTTTATGCGGATTCTTCCCTTTCTAAAGAAGAATCCTTTCTCGAAAAAAAAACTTTTGTTTCTCAGGTTCTTTTTTTTGTAAAAGGGATTCTTACATTTCAATCCGGTAAGACCGCCTCAGGAGAATCCGTTTGGAAACATATTTCTTCAAGAGTTTTGCCGACTTTGCATCTCGCGTTTTTTTCGGTAGGTTGGGGCAGTCTGTTTGCAATCGGTCTCGCTTTGATTTCTTCCAAAAAAGAAGACGGTGTATTGAAACAGATTTTTTATTTTCTAAGCAATCTGATTTTGTCCACTCCCGTATTTGTTGTCGGGGTGATTTTACTTTTGATCTTTTTTGTAAAACTGGAATGGTTGCCTCCCGGGGGTTATGAATCTTGGAATACAACTTATGTGATTCTTCCCGGAATCGCCTTGGGTTCCAGAGTCTGGGCCAGGATCTTTCAATTTGCTCTGAGTCTTACAACGGAGGAATTAGATTCTCCATATGCAAAAATTCTCAGAGCAAGGGGGTATTCTAAAAATAGAATATTATGGAATCATGTTTTACTCAAGATTCTTCCGCTTTTGGCGGTTTTGATTCTTCTGGATTTTAGCTCTTTGCTCTCTGGGGCAATGATTGTGGAAGAGATCTTTTTCTTTCCGGGAATCGGTAAGTCCATGTATTATGCGATTCAGACGATGGATCCGGAACTTTTGAGCGCTCTTTTGTTTTACAGCGGACTTATCTTTTATATCTTTAGCCGTGTCTCGCTCCGATTTCAGGAAAACCTTACCGGAAAGGAGAGTCTTTCTTGA
- a CDS encoding ABC transporter permease — protein MISAGIILRILFLIFVISGILWKSPPTNVSLTESFCSVGWEHPFGCDRLGRDVFGLFAYGTFSTLLFSLPSRVFTLLFSSLICLFQYSIPFMGRWFFTPISSVFVSVPSLLIALLIVNALGTAPFVLVIAVLLGDWAFSYETLQSKIRETDGSGFVLTSTFFGASRANIFRNHIFPSALPVLKVLFTTGLPGVVMTLALFSYLGVSAGGDWFGPGLGEQISFARDYAYSAPLALVMPILGIVGLVTALNVEK, from the coding sequence TTGATTTCCGCGGGTATTATTTTGCGAATTCTGTTTTTGATTTTTGTAATCTCTGGAATTCTTTGGAAGTCGCCTCCGACGAATGTGTCGTTGACGGAAAGTTTTTGCTCTGTGGGCTGGGAACATCCTTTTGGGTGTGATCGTTTAGGAAGAGATGTGTTCGGACTTTTTGCCTATGGAACCTTTTCCACTCTTTTGTTTTCTTTGCCGTCCCGAGTTTTTACTTTACTATTCAGTTCTTTGATTTGTCTTTTTCAATATTCGATTCCGTTTATGGGGAGATGGTTTTTTACTCCGATCTCTTCCGTGTTTGTTTCCGTTCCGTCTCTTTTGATCGCGCTTTTGATAGTGAACGCTTTGGGAACAGCTCCGTTCGTGCTGGTGATTGCGGTGTTATTGGGGGATTGGGCTTTTTCATATGAGACTCTTCAGAGTAAGATAAGAGAAACGGACGGTAGCGGATTTGTTCTTACCTCCACTTTTTTCGGAGCGTCAAGAGCTAATATTTTTAGGAATCACATTTTTCCTTCCGCATTGCCGGTATTGAAAGTTCTGTTTACTACAGGATTGCCCGGAGTAGTTATGACATTGGCGCTTTTCAGTTATCTCGGTGTGAGCGCCGGAGGGGATTGGTTTGGTCCCGGTTTGGGCGAGCAGATTTCGTTTGCGAGAGATTATGCGTATTCGGCGCCTCTGGCTTTGGTGATGCCCATTTTAGGAATCGTGGGTTTGGTTACCGCTTTGAACGTGGAAAAATGA
- a CDS encoding PEGA domain-containing protein, with translation MIRALALILILAILSISLSAQGIDDYYRFPEAGLRERITFETERKLCIFSLKNQNADPSLDYLSKGYGNVLYSGLKGLFQIFDPDVIPKSVQHGFGKPSGNERLRKGEWDSDILEKIKNVKETSPERDPRFLTLKTELMVDEIPPEDSTLFLSGNRKGCFYHLAGSYEKKSEFQMELKLILRSSKDASKKEFKAKTSVRRSYQELEGIISEIKKELLGTKTVSFFFKSGNTDGVLVFLDGQFLGKTPLQREDLLPGNHMIRYYMDGFTSQEKRASVQDGGTFEMILSKTPRDGFLSVSSDPEGANVYLGSEFLGKTPLAKISVKTGYNRLRVSMEGRIDLLKGVEIRKGEETKLDLSLKEGDSVTYYKNKQKVFLDHSYNDFSIYSLYGTLLFYAGYYYFNLKANDLYDRARSQVSFTRLVLAANVVSQDEFAAMYLYEERIIRETNSDAGKYQKLAGNFGRHQGVTGGVMIYGMAAMLILSATFFFLGLDAETLDVGIVPTRLNHPYAIPGQTMELDSFAKFNLKF, from the coding sequence ATGATTAGAGCACTTGCATTGATTCTAATATTAGCAATTTTGAGTATTTCTCTTTCTGCGCAGGGAATAGACGATTATTACCGTTTTCCGGAAGCGGGGTTGAGGGAAAGAATCACCTTCGAGACGGAAAGAAAACTCTGTATATTCTCCTTAAAAAATCAGAACGCCGATCCGAGTTTGGATTATCTGAGCAAAGGTTACGGGAATGTTTTGTATTCCGGTTTAAAAGGGCTTTTTCAGATTTTTGATCCTGATGTGATTCCAAAAAGTGTTCAACACGGATTTGGAAAACCTTCCGGAAACGAAAGATTGAGAAAGGGAGAATGGGACAGCGACATTCTCGAAAAAATAAAAAATGTAAAGGAAACTTCCCCCGAACGAGATCCTCGATTTTTAACTCTCAAAACCGAGCTCATGGTGGATGAAATTCCTCCCGAGGACAGCACCCTTTTTCTTTCGGGAAACAGAAAAGGTTGTTTTTATCATCTCGCGGGATCTTACGAAAAAAAGAGCGAGTTTCAGATGGAACTCAAGCTGATCCTTAGATCTTCTAAAGACGCCTCAAAAAAAGAATTCAAAGCGAAAACTAGCGTTAGACGCTCTTATCAGGAATTGGAAGGTATCATTTCCGAAATTAAAAAGGAACTTCTCGGAACAAAAACCGTATCCTTTTTCTTTAAATCAGGAAATACGGACGGGGTGCTTGTGTTTTTGGACGGACAGTTTCTCGGAAAAACTCCTTTGCAGCGCGAGGATCTTCTTCCCGGAAATCATATGATCAGATATTATATGGATGGATTTACGAGTCAGGAAAAACGGGCTTCCGTTCAGGACGGCGGAACTTTTGAAATGATTTTATCCAAAACTCCGAGAGACGGATTTTTGTCAGTGTCTTCTGATCCGGAAGGAGCCAACGTATATCTCGGTTCCGAATTTTTGGGCAAAACTCCCTTAGCAAAGATTTCCGTAAAAACAGGATACAATCGACTTCGTGTTTCTATGGAAGGACGTATCGATTTGTTGAAAGGTGTGGAGATTCGGAAGGGTGAAGAAACAAAGTTAGATCTCTCCTTAAAAGAGGGAGATAGCGTAACGTATTATAAAAATAAACAGAAAGTTTTTTTAGATCATTCGTATAACGATTTTTCGATCTATTCTTTATATGGAACGCTTTTGTTTTATGCGGGTTATTATTATTTCAATCTGAAGGCGAACGATTTGTATGATCGTGCTCGAAGCCAGGTTAGTTTCACCCGTTTGGTTCTCGCGGCAAACGTGGTATCACAGGATGAATTTGCGGCGATGTATTTATACGAAGAACGAATCATTCGAGAAACCAATTCGGATGCCGGAAAGTATCAAAAGCTTGCGGGGAATTTTGGAAGGCATCAAGGTGTTACCGGCGGAGTAATGATTTACGGGATGGCCGCGATGCTGATTTTATCCGCTACGTTTTTCTTTCTTGGTTTGGATGCGGAAACCTTGGATGTCGGAATTGTTCCCACTCGGTTGAATCATCCTTATGCGATTCCGGGACAAACGATGGAATTGGATTCCTTTGCAAAATTCAATCTGAAATTTTAA
- a CDS encoding DUF1564 domain-containing protein, translated as MGILLLNSDYELRSALQENHSEVVTLLIPSHSLLRLSERERRNLPKRLPSLLVKYGKYLTSMPRLGVRAGKTLYQSSPGKGEMFRINARVSTGSWAFLGALAHAHGVSRCYLFNYLLWMDRLEVADSIVRIMNEGAPTFHRYYRYILHLDVGNNKIIRTLECDPAPYFTVLDYRDWFDH; from the coding sequence ATGGGAATTCTACTTCTAAATTCAGATTATGAACTTCGTTCCGCTCTTCAGGAAAATCATTCTGAGGTTGTTACTCTTTTAATTCCGAGTCATTCTTTACTTCGTTTGAGCGAAAGGGAGAGACGAAATCTTCCGAAACGACTTCCGAGTCTTTTGGTTAAATACGGGAAGTATTTGACTTCCATGCCGCGATTGGGGGTTAGAGCCGGAAAGACGCTATATCAATCGAGTCCGGGTAAGGGGGAAATGTTTCGGATCAACGCTCGGGTTAGTACCGGGAGTTGGGCTTTTTTGGGTGCGCTCGCGCATGCTCACGGGGTGTCTCGTTGTTATCTTTTTAATTATTTACTCTGGATGGATCGACTGGAGGTGGCGGATTCTATCGTGAGAATTATGAATGAGGGAGCTCCCACATTTCACAGGTATTACAGATATATTCTCCATCTCGACGTCGGTAACAACAAAATCATTCGCACCCTAGAATGTGATCCGGCACCGTATTTCACGGTTTTGGATTATCGAGATTGGTTTGATCATTAA
- a CDS encoding Mur ligase family protein encodes MNPGFFEFISQLSNLEKTRNFNVFAEYSLEPFTKLIKKYKLNQRNDSTQCRIGVIGTNAKGSITHFLGEYFRLSGFKTGLYTSPHLLSPQERIRIGTSSMQFRNITENELNELLSEWISLGAESDFKSFSFFELFTCAAFSFFEKEGIEIQIYEAGLGGRLDATKLAEPDIVILGSIGLDHKEILGDTKEEILREKLGICSHHTKIIYAIRPKEKALEDRILQWSFENQIPCVLFSEKPEDGDYLIRNKNFCYQVFQKILNLESVFNETKINRILAFSEYEPKISFPSGRLSVLKESPLVIFDPAHNPEAFLETLKSLQSLYPKIRFQVLAGILRDKDGDSILKILRMEKQRGSIFNFSILRDSGFSLPQNCNKNESIGLNELSQFLKSDSLEPTLVLGSFRLYPIVLQAI; translated from the coding sequence ATGAACCCCGGGTTTTTCGAATTTATTTCTCAACTTTCCAATCTGGAAAAGACGAGAAATTTCAACGTGTTCGCGGAATATTCTCTCGAACCGTTTACAAAACTTATCAAAAAATATAAACTCAATCAAAGAAACGATTCAACTCAATGTAGAATCGGAGTAATCGGCACGAACGCAAAAGGATCGATCACTCATTTTTTAGGGGAATATTTTAGGCTTTCCGGTTTCAAAACGGGACTTTACACATCCCCTCATTTATTATCTCCACAGGAAAGAATCCGAATCGGAACTTCCTCTATGCAGTTTCGCAACATTACGGAAAATGAATTGAATGAATTGTTAAGCGAATGGATCTCTCTCGGAGCGGAATCTGATTTTAAATCTTTTTCCTTTTTCGAATTATTTACCTGTGCTGCATTTTCTTTTTTTGAAAAAGAGGGAATCGAAATTCAAATCTACGAAGCGGGATTGGGTGGAAGATTGGATGCCACAAAACTCGCAGAACCGGACATTGTAATCTTGGGTAGTATAGGGTTGGATCATAAAGAAATTCTTGGAGACACAAAAGAAGAAATTCTCAGAGAAAAATTGGGGATCTGTTCCCACCATACAAAGATAATCTATGCGATTCGACCAAAGGAAAAAGCACTTGAAGATCGAATTTTGCAATGGAGTTTTGAAAATCAAATTCCTTGTGTTTTGTTTTCCGAGAAACCGGAAGACGGGGATTATCTGATTCGGAATAAAAATTTCTGTTATCAGGTGTTTCAAAAAATTCTAAATTTAGAATCCGTTTTTAATGAGACCAAAATAAATCGGATTCTCGCATTTTCCGAATACGAGCCGAAAATTTCTTTTCCCTCGGGAAGATTGAGTGTTTTAAAAGAATCCCCCTTAGTGATTTTCGATCCTGCACACAATCCGGAAGCTTTCTTGGAAACTCTGAAAAGTTTACAGTCTCTTTATCCAAAGATTCGATTTCAAGTTCTTGCCGGAATTTTAAGAGATAAAGATGGGGATTCTATCTTGAAAATTCTACGAATGGAAAAACAGCGGGGATCTATATTCAATTTTTCGATTTTACGAGATTCCGGTTTTAGTCTTCCCCAGAATTGTAATAAAAACGAAAGTATTGGATTGAATGAGTTGAGCCAATTCTTAAAATCTGATTCCTTAGAACCAACTTTAGTTTTGGGAAGTTTTCGTTTGTATCCGATCGTTCTACAAGCGATCTAA
- the aroE gene encoding shikimate dehydrogenase: MKPSADISPNTFGIVGFPLSHSLSPLIHNSLYKEKEIDASYLVFETPEFDQKKIQELRESGVRGISVTIPHKETAYSFADQADKTSEIMKASNTLVFKKDSINAYNTDGEGAFRSIVEWSPESFQTGKTLILGSGGSARGIAYSLAASGKIENLTLCSRNKTTGKEICSLISKNSSVKTDYVSPEFILSQKKEFSLIIHTTPLGMKGQSPGPFLLDEFFQPTMTVFDIVYNPLETPLVKAAQKAGCKIIPGSEMLLFQAMKQFELFTGVIPDRNDIIKTRERLSVALANR, encoded by the coding sequence TTGAAACCAAGTGCTGATATATCCCCTAACACCTTCGGTATAGTCGGATTCCCCCTTTCTCATTCTCTTTCTCCTCTGATTCATAATTCACTTTACAAGGAGAAAGAAATCGACGCGTCCTACCTTGTTTTCGAAACGCCCGAGTTCGATCAAAAAAAAATCCAAGAACTTCGGGAATCTGGGGTTCGTGGCATTTCCGTAACGATTCCTCATAAGGAAACCGCATATTCTTTTGCGGACCAAGCGGACAAAACATCCGAAATCATGAAGGCATCAAACACGTTGGTTTTTAAAAAAGATTCGATTAACGCGTATAATACGGATGGAGAAGGAGCGTTTCGTTCCATCGTAGAATGGTCGCCGGAATCTTTTCAAACCGGAAAAACTCTGATCCTCGGAAGCGGTGGAAGCGCCCGCGGAATTGCATACAGTCTTGCGGCGTCCGGTAAAATCGAGAATCTAACTCTCTGTTCCCGCAACAAAACTACAGGAAAAGAAATCTGCTCACTCATTTCAAAAAACTCTTCCGTAAAAACGGATTATGTTTCCCCTGAATTCATCCTATCTCAGAAAAAAGAATTTTCTCTGATCATACATACGACCCCTCTGGGAATGAAGGGACAATCCCCCGGGCCGTTTCTTTTGGATGAATTTTTCCAACCAACGATGACTGTCTTTGATATCGTTTACAATCCGCTGGAAACCCCGCTAGTAAAAGCCGCTCAAAAAGCAGGCTGTAAGATCATTCCAGGATCCGAGATGCTATTGTTTCAAGCGATGAAACAGTTCGAACTTTTTACAGGAGTTATACCCGATCGGAACGATATCATCAAAACCAGAGAACGTCTTTCCGTAGCCTTAGCAAATCGATGA
- a CDS encoding DUF1564 domain-containing protein, whose translation MGYLLLNTNSQISSKLQEGLSETITLLVPQETWLRYSEKEAKALPKRIPQLLRTYGKYLCASKRLGKKAGRTLYQPSPGKQKMKRVNVRLNTGSWTFFGVLAQAHGVSRCYLFNYLLALEAAGVGNSIVNTMNEGVPTFHRYYSYILHLDLPNNQVFRKLHCDPEEYFYTLDYRDWFSSLD comes from the coding sequence ATGGGATATTTATTGTTAAATACGAACTCGCAAATTAGCTCGAAACTTCAAGAGGGGCTTTCTGAGACGATTACTCTTTTAGTCCCGCAAGAAACTTGGCTTCGTTACTCTGAAAAAGAGGCGAAAGCTCTTCCAAAAAGAATTCCACAGCTTTTAAGAACTTATGGAAAGTATCTTTGTGCTTCAAAACGTCTTGGAAAAAAAGCAGGTCGAACTTTATACCAGCCCAGTCCTGGAAAACAAAAGATGAAACGAGTGAATGTTCGATTGAATACAGGAAGTTGGACGTTCTTTGGAGTCTTGGCGCAGGCTCATGGTGTATCTCGCTGTTATCTTTTCAATTATCTTCTGGCGTTGGAAGCTGCTGGGGTTGGGAATTCTATCGTGAATACAATGAACGAAGGAGTTCCCACATTCCACAGATATTACAGTTACATTCTCCACCTAGATCTGCCTAACAATCAGGTATTTCGCAAGTTACACTGTGATCCAGAAGAGTATTTTTACACTTTGGATTACAGAGATTGGTTTTCCTCGTTAGATTGA
- a CDS encoding glycosyltransferase family 2 protein — MRLPLSVCIITLNEEDNLERCLKPLDFVSEVVIVDSGSKDATVSIAKKYKAKIHKRKFDDYVSQKNFALSLVKNEWVLTLDADEEVSPDLKQEIINLFKNDLPKSDGYSTPRLTWYLGKWIRHGGWYPNRRIRLFQKQKGRFGGGLVHETVQLSGTCEKLNAPIYHYSYKNIGDHISYINRYSDLGAQEKYRAGKTSGLFHAFMEGFYKAFWMYTIRFGFLDGKQGFILAIFGFYYNFLKYIKLYELNLKSSKKSNSTQSAPK, encoded by the coding sequence ATGCGACTTCCCCTCTCGGTCTGTATCATAACTCTCAACGAAGAAGACAATTTAGAGCGTTGTCTCAAACCCTTGGATTTCGTTTCCGAAGTGGTAATCGTAGATTCAGGCTCCAAAGACGCGACCGTTTCGATCGCAAAAAAATACAAAGCCAAAATTCACAAACGAAAGTTCGACGACTATGTAAGTCAGAAAAACTTCGCGCTCTCACTCGTAAAAAACGAATGGGTGCTCACCCTGGACGCGGATGAGGAAGTTTCTCCCGATCTAAAACAAGAAATTATAAACTTATTTAAAAACGATCTACCAAAATCAGACGGATATTCCACACCAAGACTGACTTGGTATTTGGGAAAATGGATTCGTCACGGAGGTTGGTATCCGAATAGGCGCATCCGTCTCTTTCAAAAACAGAAGGGCAGATTCGGCGGGGGTCTTGTACACGAAACGGTTCAACTTTCCGGAACATGCGAAAAATTGAATGCTCCGATTTATCACTACTCTTATAAAAATATCGGTGATCATATCAGTTATATCAATAGATATTCGGACCTCGGAGCCCAGGAAAAATATAGAGCAGGCAAAACGAGCGGGCTCTTTCACGCATTTATGGAAGGATTTTACAAAGCGTTCTGGATGTATACGATCCGATTCGGATTTTTAGACGGGAAACAGGGATTTATTTTGGCTATTTTCGGATTCTATTACAATTTTCTAAAATATATTAAATTGTATGAATTGAATCTGAAGTCGAGTAAAAAATCCAACTCAACTCAATCAGCTCCTAAGTAA